The genomic window TATCTAAGAAATTTAACATGGGGGGATAGGATAGTCAATTAAGGGTAAGGACAACAGATGCCCGGCTGCTTATGGCCGGGCTGGCACAAATCATGGACAGTCAACGCGCGGCGCGAGGCAGGCAACTTGGAGAGCGGGATTTGATTGCCTCCGCGCCGGGTCCAAGGACGTGGGAGGTCCTGAGGGTGTTGGAGCTGGCCGCTACCTTTCGATGTCGAGGCGTCGCACCAATAAACGGAAATGATTCAGGCCGGAGGTTGGGCCGGGGCTGAGGCGATGTTTTGAGGCGGCGGCCAGCTCGCGAAGCGGCAGGTGGGACCTACTTCCTCTTGGAGGCTGGTTTGGAGCGGGAGCTAGCGGCGGATTTCTTGCTGGCGGTCTTCTTAGCGGGAGCGGCTTTCTTAGCAGAGGTCTTCTTGGCGGGCACTGTTTCACCTCATTTAAGGATTAATTTGAATGTTATGGATATATAGGGCATATGTCAACAGGTTGTGGAGGTGATGTTGTGAAATACTAGAGTTTGGGGGATTTGGAGCCGTCCTGGTTTGAGAAATTTGTGCCCTTGTCGTCAAAATCTGGCCTCGGTTTTATTCGGAAGGCCCTGCCCTCATCACCCTTAGTCCCTCTTCTCCCGACTACGGGAGAAGAGGGAAAGAAAAAGAAATACCACAACCCCCTCTAGCTCCCCCTTCGCCTTCCAGGCCGAAGGGGGAGAACCTAACCAGCCCCCCGAATCCCCGCCTGATTAGACGATTTCTAGCTGCTCGTAAACTAGCCCATCATAGAAGAAAGCTTGAGACTTCCTTTAATGTGCATCACGCGTCTGCTAGAAGGGGAAGAGAAAATGGGACCACCTCATCACCCTCCTTCGGCATACTCAGGACGGTCCGATTGCATCGGGCCGATCCTCCTACGGAGGACGGCCTCTTTATTGAATAAATATCAAGGATGGGGGGACTCCGCGATATATGCTCTAAGGCAGCGGAGATCTTCCAGGCCGAAGGGGGAGAACTGAATGGAATAGCCCCAAAGGTCGTCAAGACATCGAGCAGGCAAAAAGAGATTGGTTCTCTGCTCTATCTCAAGAAAGCCAGGAAGGCCAGTACAGTTTACTTGCGGGCGGAGGACTCTTCCTGGAGGCGCTGGAGGATTTGTGAGATGGGGAGGGCTTTGAGGTCCTGGCCGTCGCGGGTGCGGACGGCGGCAGCGCCCTGCTGGGCTTCGCGGTCACCGACGACGAGCATGTAGGGGACTTTTTGCAGCTGGGCCTCGCGGATTTTTAGGTTCATGCGCTCGTTACGGGAGTCGACATCGACGCGGAAGCCGTGGCCGGCTAGCTGGGACTGGACGGTGTGGGCGTACTCCAGGTGGCGGTCGGCGATGGGGATGACGACGGCCTGGACGGGGGCGAGCCAGAGGGGGAAGGCGCCGCCGTAGTGTTCTATTAATACACCTAAGAAACGCTCCAAAGATCCCAGCATGGCGCGGTGGAGGACGACGGGGCGCTGGCGGGTGCCGTCCTGGGCGATGAACTCGAGGCCAAAGCGGACGGGGAGGTTATAGTCGAGCTGGATGGTGCCGAGCTGCCACTCGCGGCCGATGGCGTCGGCGACAAAGAAGTCGATTTTCGGGCCGTAGAAGGCGCCTTCGCCGGGCATGACGTCGAAGGCGAGATTGCGGTGTTCCAGGGCTTCGGCGAGGATGCGCTCGGCCTGGTCCCAGAGGTCGTCGCTGCCGACGCGTTTTTCGGGTCTGAGGGAGAGGGCGATGCGGACGTCGTTGAAGCCCAGGAGCTTGTAGGTCTCGTCCAGCATCTTGATGAAGGAGTGGACCTCGGCTTCCGCCTGGTCCGGGGTGCAGAAGATGTGGGCGTCGTCCTGGGCGAAGGTGCGGACGCGGGTGAGACCGTGGGTAACGCCGGAGCGCTCGTAGCGGTGGAGGCGGCCAAAGTCGGCGAGGCGGATAGGGAGGTCTCGGTAGGAGTGGAGGCCGGCGCCGAAGATGAGGGCGTGGGCGGGACAGTTCATGGGCTTGACGCCGTACTCGCGCTCTTCGGTCTTCACGACATACATGTTCTCGATGTAGTGCTCGTAGTGGCCGGAGCGCTTCCAGAGGTCGGTGTCGAAGATCTGGGGGGTGATAACCTCATTGTAGCCGTACTCTTTGTAGAGGCCGCGGACGTAGTCAACGAGGGTGTTGTAGAGCTTTGCGCCCTTGGGGAGGAAGAAGGGGCTGGCAGGCGCGATGGGGTTGAAGAGGAACAAACCCAACTCGACGCCGAGCTTGCGGTGGTCGCGTTTTTCGGCTTCCTCGAGGCGGTGGAGATGTTCATCAAGGGCTTCCTTGCTTTCGAAGGCGGTGCCATAGATGCGCTGGAGCATAGGGCGGGTCTCAGAGCCTCGCCAGTAGGCGCCGGCGACGTTGAGGAGC from SAR202 cluster bacterium includes these protein-coding regions:
- the thrS gene encoding threonine--tRNA ligase, whose protein sequence is MQLFPDAKLGFGPPTDDGFYYDIDVSRPFTPDDLDKITAIMKAAIDKNWPFVYKEHPRDEIKALHRGQPYKLELIDEIPEDEALSTYTHDGFTDLCKGPHVDSTAQIPAFKLLNVAGAYWRGSETRPMLQRIYGTAFESKEALDEHLHRLEEAEKRDHRKLGVELGLFLFNPIAPASPFFLPKGAKLYNTLVDYVRGLYKEYGYNEVITPQIFDTDLWKRSGHYEHYIENMYVVKTEEREYGVKPMNCPAHALIFGAGLHSYRDLPIRLADFGRLHRYERSGVTHGLTRVRTFAQDDAHIFCTPDQAEAEVHSFIKMLDETYKLLGFNDVRIALSLRPEKRVGSDDLWDQAERILAEALEHRNLAFDVMPGEGAFYGPKIDFFVADAIGREWQLGTIQLDYNLPVRFGLEFIAQDGTRQRPVVLHRAMLGSLERFLGVLIEHYGGAFPLWLAPVQAVVIPIADRHLEYAHTVQSQLAGHGFRVDVDSRNERMNLKIREAQLQKVPYMLVVGDREAQQGAAAVRTRDGQDLKALPISQILQRLQEESSARK